From one Suricata suricatta isolate VVHF042 chromosome 8, meerkat_22Aug2017_6uvM2_HiC, whole genome shotgun sequence genomic stretch:
- the CLDN15 gene encoding claudin-15 isoform X1, producing MSVAVEIFGFFMAALGLLMLGVTLPHSYWRVSTVHGSVITTNTIFENLWFSCATDSLGVYSCREFPSLLALSGYLQACRALMITAIFLGFLGLFLGMVGLRCINIGSLELSRKAKLAATAGALHILAGFCGMVAISWYAFNITQEFFDPLYPGTKYELGPALYLGWSASLLAILGGVCLASTCCRTPDADPAPRLPYEASAVRSPSLAARLHPAVSEEEGDSSFGKYGKNAYV from the exons ATGTCGGTGGCCGTGGAGATCTTCGGCTTCTTCATGGCGGCCCTGGGGCTGCTGATGCTGGGGGTGACCCTGCCACACAGCTACTGGCGAGTGTCCACCGTGCATGGGAGCGTCATCACCACCAACACCATCTTCGAGAACCTCTGGTTTAGCTGTGCCACCGACTCCCTGGGAGTCTACAGCTGCCGGGAGTTCCCGTCCTTGCTGGCCCTCTCCG GGTACCTCCAGGCCTGCCGGGCGCTCATGATCACCGCCATCTTCCTGGGCTTCCTGGGCCTCTTCCTAGGCATGGTGGGGCTGCGCTGCATCAACATCGGGAGCCTGGAGCTCTCCAGGAAGGCCAAGCTGGCAGCCACCGCAGGGGCCCTACACATACTGGCTG GTTTCTGCGGGATGGTGGCCATCTCCTGGTACGCCTTCAACATCACCCAGGAATTCTTTGACCCCTTGTATCCAGGGACCAA GTACGAGCTGGGCCCCGCTCTCTACCTGGGCTGGAGCGCCTCCCTGCTCGCCATCCTGGGCGGTGTCTGCCTGGCCTCCACCTGCTGCCGCACTCCCGACGCGGACCCGGCCCCCAG GCTCCCCTACGAGGCCTCCGCGGTGCGGTCCCCCAGCCTCGCCGCCCGCCTGCACCCCGCGGTCTCAGAGGAAGAAGGCGACAGCAGCTTTGGCAAATATGGGAAGAACGCTTACGTGTAG
- the CLDN15 gene encoding claudin-15 isoform X3, translated as MSVAVEIFGFFMAALGLLMLGVTLPHSYWRVSTVHGSVITTNTIFENLWFSCATDSLGVYSCREFPSLLALSGYLQACRALMITAIFLGFLGLFLGMVGLRCINIGSLELSRKAKLAATAGALHILAGNRGKESPALSWGVESGANGAGFPVTSSSHSYPIALPAHPSFTPHINHQQCFLSPHWEAGMSEV; from the exons ATGTCGGTGGCCGTGGAGATCTTCGGCTTCTTCATGGCGGCCCTGGGGCTGCTGATGCTGGGGGTGACCCTGCCACACAGCTACTGGCGAGTGTCCACCGTGCATGGGAGCGTCATCACCACCAACACCATCTTCGAGAACCTCTGGTTTAGCTGTGCCACCGACTCCCTGGGAGTCTACAGCTGCCGGGAGTTCCCGTCCTTGCTGGCCCTCTCCG GGTACCTCCAGGCCTGCCGGGCGCTCATGATCACCGCCATCTTCCTGGGCTTCCTGGGCCTCTTCCTAGGCATGGTGGGGCTGCGCTGCATCAACATCGGGAGCCTGGAGCTCTCCAGGAAGGCCAAGCTGGCAGCCACCGCAGGGGCCCTACACATACTGGCTGGTAATCGGGGGAAGGAGAGCCCTGCGTTGTCGTGGGGGGTTGAGAGTGGCGCCAATGGAGCTGGGTTCCCTGTCACCTCCAGCTCCCACTCCTACCCCATTGCCCTTCCTGCTCACCCCAGCTTCACTCCCCACATCAATCATCAGCAATGTTTCTTGAGCCCTCACTGGGAAGCAGGCATGAGCGAGGTGTGA
- the CLDN15 gene encoding claudin-15 isoform X4: MSVAVEIFGFFMAALGLLMLGVTLPHSYWRVSTVHGSVITTNTIFENLWFSCATDSLGVYSCREFPSLLALSGFCGMVAISWYAFNITQEFFDPLYPGTKYELGPALYLGWSASLLAILGGVCLASTCCRTPDADPAPRLPYEASAVRSPSLAARLHPAVSEEEGDSSFGKYGKNAYV, encoded by the exons ATGTCGGTGGCCGTGGAGATCTTCGGCTTCTTCATGGCGGCCCTGGGGCTGCTGATGCTGGGGGTGACCCTGCCACACAGCTACTGGCGAGTGTCCACCGTGCATGGGAGCGTCATCACCACCAACACCATCTTCGAGAACCTCTGGTTTAGCTGTGCCACCGACTCCCTGGGAGTCTACAGCTGCCGGGAGTTCCCGTCCTTGCTGGCCCTCTCCG GTTTCTGCGGGATGGTGGCCATCTCCTGGTACGCCTTCAACATCACCCAGGAATTCTTTGACCCCTTGTATCCAGGGACCAA GTACGAGCTGGGCCCCGCTCTCTACCTGGGCTGGAGCGCCTCCCTGCTCGCCATCCTGGGCGGTGTCTGCCTGGCCTCCACCTGCTGCCGCACTCCCGACGCGGACCCGGCCCCCAG GCTCCCCTACGAGGCCTCCGCGGTGCGGTCCCCCAGCCTCGCCGCCCGCCTGCACCCCGCGGTCTCAGAGGAAGAAGGCGACAGCAGCTTTGGCAAATATGGGAAGAACGCTTACGTGTAG
- the CLDN15 gene encoding claudin-15 isoform X2, producing MSVAVEIFGFFMAALGLLMLGVTLPHSYWRVSTVHGSVITTNTIFENLWFSCATDSLGVYSCREFPSLLALSGYLQACRALMITAIFLGFLGLFLGMVGLRCINIGSLELSRKAKLAATAGALHILAGTKYELGPALYLGWSASLLAILGGVCLASTCCRTPDADPAPRLPYEASAVRSPSLAARLHPAVSEEEGDSSFGKYGKNAYV from the exons ATGTCGGTGGCCGTGGAGATCTTCGGCTTCTTCATGGCGGCCCTGGGGCTGCTGATGCTGGGGGTGACCCTGCCACACAGCTACTGGCGAGTGTCCACCGTGCATGGGAGCGTCATCACCACCAACACCATCTTCGAGAACCTCTGGTTTAGCTGTGCCACCGACTCCCTGGGAGTCTACAGCTGCCGGGAGTTCCCGTCCTTGCTGGCCCTCTCCG GGTACCTCCAGGCCTGCCGGGCGCTCATGATCACCGCCATCTTCCTGGGCTTCCTGGGCCTCTTCCTAGGCATGGTGGGGCTGCGCTGCATCAACATCGGGAGCCTGGAGCTCTCCAGGAAGGCCAAGCTGGCAGCCACCGCAGGGGCCCTACACATACTGGCTG GGACCAA GTACGAGCTGGGCCCCGCTCTCTACCTGGGCTGGAGCGCCTCCCTGCTCGCCATCCTGGGCGGTGTCTGCCTGGCCTCCACCTGCTGCCGCACTCCCGACGCGGACCCGGCCCCCAG GCTCCCCTACGAGGCCTCCGCGGTGCGGTCCCCCAGCCTCGCCGCCCGCCTGCACCCCGCGGTCTCAGAGGAAGAAGGCGACAGCAGCTTTGGCAAATATGGGAAGAACGCTTACGTGTAG
- the ZNHIT1 gene encoding zinc finger HIT domain-containing protein 1 has product MVEKKTSVRSQDPGQRRVLDRAARQRRINRQLEALENDNFQDDPHAGLPQLGKRLPQFDDDADTGKKKKKTRGDHFKLRFRKNFQALLEEQNLSVAEGPNYLTACAGPPSRPQRPFCAVCGFPSPYTCVSCGARYCTVRCLGTHQETRCLKWTV; this is encoded by the exons ATGGTGGAGAAGAAAACTTCGG TTCGCTCCCAGGACCCTGGACAGCGGCGGGTGCTTGACCGGGCCGCCAGACAGCGCCGCATCAACAGGCAGCTCGAGGCCTTGGAGAATGACAACTTCCAGGACGACCCTCATGCGGGACTCCCCCAGCTAGGCAAAAGGCTGCCTCAGTTTGATGACGATGCAGACACCG gaaagaaaaagaagaaaacccgAGGCGATCATTTTAAACTTCGCTTCCGAAAGAACTTTCAGGCCTTGTTAGAGGAGCAG AACCTGAGTGTGGCTGAGGGCCCCAACTATCTGACGGCCTGTGCGGGCCCCCCGTCCCGACCCCAGCGCCCCTTCTGTGCCGTCTGCGGCTTCCCGTCCCCGTACACCTGCGTCAGCTGTGGTGCCCGGTACTGCACTGTGCGCTGTCTGGGTACCCACCAGGAGACCAG GTGCCTAAAGTGGACTGTGTGA